One stretch of Streptomyces sp. 135 DNA includes these proteins:
- a CDS encoding SigB/SigF/SigG family RNA polymerase sigma factor, translating into MCHLDPASVAPRDARAISKRFFDRLGELEEGTHEYQYVRNCLIEINLSLVRYAASRFKHRGAQEMEDIVQVGTIGLIKAIDRFELTREVEFATFAVPYITGEIKRFFRDTSWAVHVPRRLQEARIELSKATEELRTRLGRTPTTSELAELMQLDPAEVSEAQKASNGYASVSLDAALSGNDGDTESALTDFIGVDDDRFDLVDDFHALAPLIAELDDRERRIIHLRFVEEQTQTQIGEVLGCSQMHVSRLITKIVAKLRAGLVAS; encoded by the coding sequence ATGTGCCACCTGGATCCGGCGTCGGTGGCGCCGCGGGATGCGCGAGCGATCTCCAAGCGCTTCTTCGACCGGCTCGGCGAGCTGGAGGAAGGCACGCACGAGTACCAGTACGTGCGGAACTGCCTGATCGAGATCAACCTGTCCCTGGTGAGGTACGCGGCATCGCGGTTCAAGCACCGGGGCGCGCAGGAGATGGAGGACATCGTCCAGGTCGGCACGATCGGGTTGATCAAGGCGATCGACCGGTTCGAGCTGACCCGTGAGGTGGAGTTCGCCACCTTCGCCGTCCCGTACATCACCGGCGAGATCAAGCGGTTCTTCCGCGACACCAGCTGGGCCGTCCACGTGCCGCGGCGCCTCCAGGAAGCACGTATCGAACTGTCCAAGGCGACCGAGGAACTGCGCACCCGCCTGGGCCGTACGCCCACGACCAGCGAACTCGCCGAATTGATGCAGCTGGACCCGGCCGAGGTCAGCGAAGCGCAGAAGGCCTCGAACGGGTACGCCTCCGTCTCGCTGGATGCCGCCCTGAGCGGAAACGACGGTGACACCGAGTCGGCCCTGACCGATTTCATCGGCGTCGACGACGACCGCTTCGACCTCGTCGACGACTTCCACGCCCTGGCCCCGCTGATCGCCGAACTCGACGACCGTGAGCGCCGGATCATCCACCTGCGTTTCGTCGAGGAGCAGACGCAGACCCAGATCGGCGAGGTGCTGGGCTGCTCGCAGATGCACGTCTCCCGCCTCATCACCAAGATCGTCGCCAAGCTCCGCGCGGGCCTCGTCGCGAGCTGA
- a CDS encoding cytochrome P450 has protein sequence MRIPGPEREADGGVGAVAAAGGLHLYQLRLHEEYGPVVRFQLPGAGTAVSVADPVLLEATAHVDKRPARLFEFLAPLCEAGNLQVLDAEEHGPWRRLLLSVFAGRPSHERHFAHFTTLATELADRWAKRAGHGPVALQKDLTALSLRMICAYALGGAAAGIVDPDRVTAAFEDVLTTYLGPAREEGAASAAGSLAYLRATVDRVIAAHRSGGRTDRSDLIGALVEAGEEPARIRDTVMVTLLAAHHTTGVAVSWTLHLLGQHPAAADRVAAELDHVVGDRAAPGFADLRRLTYLELVLKESMRLYPPGPYGARETTEPLRLGAYQIPAGTTVFYPFWAIHMNPAYWPEPEAFRPERFTPEEAAGRPRLAYVPFGLGPRGCEGAGPAMVEAQLVLAVLLKRFRFRPAPGHEVAPVERFVLWAADDIRMVGEPRRPGPEHP, from the coding sequence ATGCGTATCCCTGGTCCCGAGCGGGAGGCCGACGGAGGGGTGGGGGCCGTCGCGGCGGCGGGTGGGCTGCACCTCTACCAGCTGCGTCTGCATGAGGAGTACGGACCCGTCGTACGGTTCCAGCTGCCCGGCGCGGGAACCGCCGTATCCGTCGCCGACCCCGTGCTGCTGGAGGCCACCGCGCACGTCGACAAGCGGCCCGCGCGGCTCTTCGAGTTCCTCGCGCCGCTGTGCGAGGCCGGGAACCTACAGGTGCTGGACGCCGAGGAGCACGGACCCTGGCGGCGGCTGCTGCTCTCGGTGTTCGCCGGACGGCCCTCCCACGAACGGCACTTCGCTCACTTCACCACGCTGGCGACGGAGCTCGCGGACCGCTGGGCGAAGCGGGCCGGGCACGGGCCCGTCGCGCTCCAGAAGGACCTCACCGCGCTGTCGCTGCGGATGATCTGCGCGTACGCGCTCGGGGGCGCCGCCGCCGGCATCGTGGACCCGGACCGGGTCACCGCCGCCTTCGAGGACGTCCTCACGACGTACCTGGGCCCGGCCCGCGAAGAGGGCGCGGCGTCGGCCGCCGGTTCCCTCGCCTACCTGCGCGCCACCGTCGACCGCGTCATCGCCGCGCACCGCTCCGGGGGCCGTACGGACCGCAGTGACCTCATCGGCGCGCTCGTCGAGGCCGGGGAGGAGCCCGCCCGGATCCGCGACACCGTCATGGTGACGCTGCTGGCCGCCCACCACACCACCGGCGTCGCCGTCTCCTGGACGCTGCATCTGCTCGGGCAGCACCCCGCGGCCGCCGACCGCGTCGCCGCCGAGCTCGACCACGTGGTCGGCGACCGTGCGGCGCCCGGCTTCGCGGATCTGCGGCGCCTGACCTATCTGGAGCTGGTACTCAAGGAGTCGATGCGGCTCTACCCGCCCGGCCCGTACGGCGCCCGGGAGACGACCGAGCCGCTGCGGCTCGGCGCGTACCAGATCCCGGCGGGCACGACCGTCTTCTATCCGTTCTGGGCCATCCACATGAATCCCGCCTACTGGCCCGAGCCCGAGGCCTTCCGCCCCGAGCGGTTCACCCCCGAGGAGGCGGCCGGGCGGCCGAGGCTCGCCTACGTGCCCTTCGGACTGGGGCCGCGCGGTTGTGAGGGCGCCGGGCCGGCCATGGTGGAGGCCCAGTTGGTCCTGGCCGTGCTGCTCAAGCGCTTCCGGTTCCGGCCCGCGCCGGGGCACGAGGTGGCGCCGGTCGAACGGTTCGTGCTCTGGGCCGCCGACGACATCCGCATGGTCGGGGAACCGCGTCGGCCCGGGCCCGAGCATCCGTAG
- a CDS encoding DUF4287 domain-containing protein → MSNAVKGPASYFPSIEKKYGRPVEEWKQLVRDSPLTRHMELVAWLKSEHGIGHGHANAIVAHTLAETVA, encoded by the coding sequence ATGAGCAACGCAGTGAAGGGCCCCGCCAGCTACTTCCCCTCCATCGAGAAGAAGTACGGCCGCCCCGTCGAGGAGTGGAAGCAGCTCGTCCGCGACTCCCCGCTGACCCGGCACATGGAACTCGTCGCCTGGCTCAAGAGCGAGCACGGCATCGGTCACGGCCACGCCAACGCGATCGTCGCCCACACCTTGGCCGAAACCGTGGCCTAG
- a CDS encoding ANTAR domain-containing protein, whose amino-acid sequence MTSSDVDARRRPDEPEKPTGQYGATGTVNTANAANAAKQGEKVIELQRKVIQLEKAVESHATVDQAIGIVVALGKLTPDQGWTVLRETSQHTNMKLTRVADLVVAWGCAGELPENVRRALDASLARARATSECTEPTA is encoded by the coding sequence GTGACGTCATCAGACGTGGATGCGAGACGACGACCGGACGAGCCGGAGAAGCCGACAGGCCAGTACGGCGCGACCGGCACGGTCAACACGGCCAACGCGGCCAACGCGGCCAAACAGGGCGAAAAGGTCATCGAGTTGCAGCGCAAGGTCATCCAGCTGGAGAAGGCCGTGGAGTCCCACGCCACGGTGGACCAGGCGATCGGGATCGTCGTGGCCTTGGGGAAGCTGACCCCCGACCAGGGCTGGACCGTGCTCCGGGAGACCTCCCAGCACACCAACATGAAGCTGACCCGCGTCGCGGACCTGGTCGTCGCCTGGGGGTGCGCGGGGGAACTGCCGGAGAACGTACGCAGAGCCCTGGACGCCAGCCTCGCCCGCGCCCGGGCGACGTCCGAGTGCACGGAACCGACGGCATAG
- a CDS encoding MFS transporter, whose protein sequence is MSVTDTAAGPAPHPAPRPRSPLRLAAFRRFLLAQLVSATGSAMAPLALAYAVIGAGGGAGALGAVLAANTVPTVAFLLVGGVLADRLSRSRLLFGGNLIAAVAQGALALVVATGHAGTGSIAACGFVSGVAVAFTTPAAQGVLPQLVAPDLLQQANALLRLPTNAVKVAGPVAGGLIVAAGGPAWALGLDALTFAGAAFLLLGLRLGAPATRGGALADLRAGWTGFWSRTWLWTYTAAGTVLVAAFLAGYQLLGPVVAEEHYAGARTWGLIQGAFSFGLLAGAAVCLRWKPRRLLVVAVAASAGLALPLAAMAFGLGLPWLLVCAALAGVCLDVAGVTWVTAFQQQVPEAELGRMSAFNQVGERLAIPLGYLVVALLSNTFAERSVLLVCAGVIVATAVLNLCVRDIHQVRRLP, encoded by the coding sequence ATGAGCGTCACGGACACCGCGGCCGGACCGGCACCGCACCCGGCCCCCCGCCCCCGCTCACCCCTGCGCCTCGCCGCCTTCCGGCGGTTCCTCCTCGCCCAGCTCGTCTCCGCCACCGGGTCCGCGATGGCTCCGCTCGCCCTCGCCTACGCGGTCATCGGCGCGGGTGGCGGAGCCGGGGCGCTCGGTGCCGTGCTCGCCGCCAACACCGTGCCGACCGTGGCCTTCCTGCTGGTCGGCGGCGTCCTCGCCGACCGGCTCTCGCGCAGCCGCCTGCTGTTCGGCGGCAACCTCATCGCCGCCGTCGCGCAGGGCGCCCTCGCCCTGGTGGTGGCCACGGGGCACGCGGGCACCGGCTCCATCGCGGCCTGCGGCTTCGTCTCGGGCGTCGCGGTGGCCTTCACCACGCCCGCCGCGCAGGGCGTCCTCCCGCAGCTCGTCGCGCCGGACCTGCTCCAGCAGGCCAACGCCCTGCTGCGGCTGCCCACCAACGCCGTCAAGGTGGCCGGGCCGGTCGCGGGCGGGCTGATCGTCGCCGCCGGCGGCCCGGCCTGGGCGCTCGGCCTCGACGCGCTCACCTTCGCCGGCGCGGCGTTCCTGCTGCTCGGGCTGCGGCTCGGCGCCCCGGCCACCCGTGGCGGCGCGCTCGCCGACCTGCGGGCGGGCTGGACGGGCTTCTGGTCGCGGACCTGGCTGTGGACGTACACGGCCGCGGGGACGGTCCTGGTCGCCGCGTTCCTCGCGGGCTACCAGCTGCTCGGCCCGGTGGTCGCCGAGGAGCACTACGCGGGGGCCCGCACCTGGGGGCTGATCCAGGGGGCCTTCTCCTTCGGGCTGCTCGCGGGTGCGGCCGTGTGCCTGCGGTGGAAGCCGCGCCGACTGCTCGTCGTGGCCGTGGCCGCCAGTGCGGGACTGGCACTGCCCCTGGCCGCGATGGCGTTCGGCCTGGGGCTGCCGTGGCTGCTGGTGTGCGCCGCGCTGGCGGGTGTCTGCCTGGACGTCGCGGGCGTCACCTGGGTCACGGCCTTCCAGCAGCAGGTGCCCGAGGCGGAGTTGGGCCGCATGAGCGCCTTCAACCAGGTCGGCGAGCGCCTCGCCATCCCGCTCGGCTACCTTGTCGTCGCGCTGCTCTCGAACACGTTCGCCGAGCGGTCCGTGCTCCTGGTCTGCGCGGGAGTCATCGTGGCCACCGCGGTGCTCAATCTCTGCGTACGGGACATCCATCAGGTCAGGCGCCTGCCGTAG
- the snpA gene encoding snapalysin: MNRTRTGAVAALGAAALVAALTAPTAFAAPAAPAPAAEKSTAAYATSAYSSSSYTGESQAANRQFFEAVMKSALKKQAAKPGIQAVTVTYSTSRAPSFRSQIAQSTQIWNSSVSNVKLQEASSGTDFEYREGNDSRGSYAYTDGRGHGYIFLDYRQNQQYNSLRVTAHETGHVLGLPDHYSGPCSELMSGGGPGPSCTNARPNAQERQRVDSIWSRGVAVLKDEGELTKIR, from the coding sequence ATGAACAGAACCAGAACCGGAGCCGTCGCCGCCCTCGGCGCCGCCGCCCTCGTGGCCGCCCTGACCGCCCCCACGGCGTTCGCGGCCCCCGCCGCCCCCGCTCCCGCCGCCGAGAAGTCCACGGCGGCGTACGCCACCTCCGCGTACTCCTCGTCCTCGTACACCGGCGAGAGCCAGGCCGCCAACCGGCAGTTCTTCGAAGCCGTCATGAAGTCGGCGCTGAAGAAGCAGGCGGCGAAGCCCGGCATCCAGGCCGTCACCGTCACCTACAGCACCAGCCGGGCCCCGAGCTTCCGCAGCCAGATAGCGCAGAGCACGCAGATATGGAACTCCTCGGTGAGCAACGTGAAGCTCCAGGAGGCGAGCAGCGGCACGGACTTCGAGTACCGCGAGGGCAATGACTCGCGCGGCTCGTACGCCTACACCGACGGGCGCGGGCACGGCTACATCTTCCTGGACTACCGGCAGAACCAGCAGTACAACTCCCTGCGCGTGACGGCCCACGAGACGGGTCACGTGCTCGGTCTCCCCGACCACTACTCGGGGCCGTGCAGCGAGCTGATGTCGGGCGGCGGCCCCGGCCCGTCCTGCACCAACGCGCGGCCCAACGCCCAGGAGCGGCAGCGGGTCGACAGCATCTGGTCCCGTGGGGTCGCCGTCCTCAAGGACGAGGGCGAGCTGACGAAGATCCGCTGA
- a CDS encoding transglycosylase domain-containing protein, with protein MGIHARGKRVHRRVRRLVDYPRSGRAGVRRWLPSWRQLLGSAGLFALTLTALLIGVYASVDIPDENAGIHREANVYYWSDGTQMVSTGEVNRQNVELDQIAPAAVNAVIAAENETFYDDSGVSPKGLARAAVNMVRGQETQGGSTITQQYVKNTYLSQDQTVTRKVKEFVIALKVDRKKSKEEILEGYLNTSWFGRGANGIEAAAHAYYGIPAEKLDPSQGAFLAAMLKGAELYDPAGGKANRERARGRWAWILDRQVDVGLMSKKERAKHRTFPEPRRQSRSTSLGGQTGYLVDVANKYLKQRTGLTDEELARGGYEIHTTFDKEKVARLERAVRRVLKRDLAPKTRAADRHVQVGAASVRPSDGAVVALYGGRDATEHFSNNADTSGVPVGSAFKPFVLAAALQHGVSAPDSPLAGAEQSVLADSSYAADGTLRRATGGPDPDHPTLRAALYPGGNATYVRLGKDVGRERVRRTAVDAGLLSQSMAPLEPSFSVGTSTPSAIRMAAAYGTFAGGGLRHDPYSVTKAVKDGSALPGLERPAPGRALDEGVAGEVADALRAGGKDLGPGVSAGRTGDQDRLRTAWVTGFTKDLSTAVTVFRVRPGEPRLLPMSGVAGKDSRRGNVLPPRIWAAYAGEK; from the coding sequence ATGGGTATTCATGCTCGTGGGAAGAGGGTGCACCGCCGTGTGCGGCGTCTCGTGGACTACCCGCGCTCCGGCCGCGCGGGCGTCCGCCGCTGGCTGCCCTCCTGGCGGCAGCTGCTCGGCTCCGCCGGTCTCTTCGCGCTCACCCTCACCGCGCTCCTGATCGGTGTGTACGCCAGCGTGGACATTCCCGACGAGAACGCCGGGATCCACCGAGAGGCCAACGTCTACTACTGGTCCGACGGCACCCAGATGGTGAGCACCGGCGAGGTCAACCGGCAGAACGTGGAGCTGGACCAGATCGCCCCCGCCGCCGTGAACGCGGTGATCGCCGCCGAGAACGAGACGTTCTACGACGACTCCGGCGTCTCCCCGAAGGGCCTGGCGCGGGCGGCGGTCAACATGGTCCGCGGGCAGGAGACGCAGGGCGGTTCCACCATCACCCAGCAGTACGTGAAGAACACCTACCTCTCGCAGGACCAGACCGTCACGCGGAAGGTCAAGGAGTTCGTGATCGCGCTGAAAGTGGACCGCAAGAAGAGCAAGGAGGAGATCCTGGAGGGGTATCTCAACACCAGCTGGTTCGGGCGCGGGGCCAACGGCATCGAGGCGGCCGCCCACGCGTACTACGGCATCCCCGCCGAGAAGCTGGACCCCAGCCAGGGCGCGTTCCTGGCCGCCATGCTGAAGGGCGCCGAGCTGTACGACCCGGCGGGCGGCAAGGCCAACCGCGAGCGGGCGCGCGGGCGCTGGGCGTGGATCCTGGACCGGCAGGTCGACGTGGGCCTGATGTCGAAGAAGGAGCGGGCGAAGCACCGCACGTTCCCCGAGCCGCGCAGGCAGTCGCGCTCCACCAGCCTCGGCGGCCAGACCGGTTACCTCGTCGACGTCGCCAACAAGTACCTCAAGCAGCGCACCGGCCTCACCGACGAGGAGCTGGCGCGCGGCGGGTACGAGATCCACACCACCTTCGACAAGGAGAAGGTGGCCCGCCTGGAGCGCGCCGTGCGCCGGGTCCTCAAGCGTGACCTCGCGCCGAAGACCCGCGCGGCGGACCGGCACGTGCAGGTCGGCGCCGCGTCCGTGCGCCCGTCCGACGGTGCGGTGGTGGCGCTCTACGGCGGCCGCGACGCCACCGAGCACTTCAGCAACAACGCGGACACGTCCGGCGTCCCGGTGGGCTCGGCGTTCAAGCCGTTCGTGCTCGCCGCCGCGCTCCAGCACGGCGTTTCCGCGCCCGACTCCCCGCTCGCCGGGGCCGAGCAGAGCGTCCTGGCCGACAGTTCCTACGCCGCCGACGGCACCCTGCGCCGCGCCACGGGCGGGCCCGACCCCGACCACCCCACCCTCCGCGCGGCCCTGTATCCCGGCGGCAACGCGACCTACGTACGCCTCGGCAAGGACGTCGGCCGGGAGCGGGTCCGCCGGACGGCCGTCGACGCGGGGCTGCTGTCGCAGAGCATGGCGCCCCTGGAGCCGTCCTTCTCCGTCGGCACCTCGACGCCCAGCGCGATCCGGATGGCCGCGGCGTACGGCACCTTCGCGGGCGGCGGGCTGCGGCACGACCCCTACTCGGTGACCAAGGCCGTCAAGGACGGCTCGGCCCTGCCCGGCCTGGAGCGGCCCGCTCCGGGGCGCGCGCTGGACGAAGGGGTGGCGGGCGAGGTCGCCGACGCCCTGCGCGCGGGCGGCAAGGACCTCGGGCCGGGGGTCTCGGCGGGCCGCACGGGCGACCAGGACCGGCTGCGGACCGCCTGGGTCACCGGGTTCACCAAGGACCTCTCGACGGCGGTGACCGTCTTCCGCGTCCGTCCCGGCGAGCCGCGGCTGCTGCCGATGTCGGGTGTCGCGGGGAAGGACTCGCGGCGCGGGAACGTGCTGCCGCCGCGGATCTGGGCCGCGTACGCCGGAGAGAAGTGA
- a CDS encoding MerR family transcriptional regulator, with the protein MTAQPEELLSIGVFAARARLSPKALRLYDRLGLLTPAHVDEASGYRYYRADQIEQARTVAMLRRLDMPLAGIAGMLGLDGERAARTLDAYWAGVEERFAEQRTLARYLRGRLSGRNAELYATFEVKTVDVPERYVLSETRHVGARELPAWIAASAERLERAAEEECGGIAAPHFVAYHADVTEESDGPAESCVPVADAEAARAWVAAQGRSRDLQVRVEPAHRLAYTRITKAQVAYPQIIAAFDAVEAWAAERGLTLTGPCREVYFADWDRSGPEDEVCDVAFPVSGA; encoded by the coding sequence GTGACCGCGCAACCAGAAGAACTGCTCTCCATCGGCGTGTTCGCCGCCCGTGCGCGGCTCTCGCCGAAGGCGCTGCGGCTGTACGACCGGCTCGGGCTCCTGACGCCCGCGCACGTCGACGAGGCCAGTGGCTACCGCTACTACCGGGCCGACCAGATCGAACAGGCCCGCACGGTGGCGATGCTGCGCCGTCTCGACATGCCGCTGGCCGGCATCGCCGGGATGCTGGGGCTCGACGGGGAGCGGGCGGCGCGCACGCTCGACGCCTACTGGGCCGGGGTCGAGGAGCGCTTCGCCGAGCAGCGGACCCTCGCGCGCTACCTCCGTGGACGACTGTCGGGAAGGAACGCCGAGTTGTACGCGACATTCGAGGTGAAGACGGTGGACGTACCGGAGAGGTACGTCCTGAGTGAGACCCGCCATGTCGGTGCCCGGGAGCTGCCGGCCTGGATCGCCGCCTCGGCGGAGCGGCTGGAGCGGGCGGCCGAGGAGGAGTGCGGGGGCATCGCCGCCCCGCACTTCGTCGCCTACCACGCGGACGTGACCGAGGAGAGCGACGGGCCCGCCGAGTCCTGCGTGCCGGTCGCGGACGCCGAGGCGGCCCGCGCGTGGGTCGCGGCCCAGGGGCGCTCGCGGGACCTCCAGGTGCGGGTGGAGCCCGCGCACCGCCTCGCCTACACCAGGATCACCAAGGCGCAGGTCGCCTATCCGCAGATCATCGCGGCCTTCGACGCCGTGGAGGCCTGGGCGGCCGAGCGGGGTCTGACCCTGACGGGGCCGTGCCGCGAGGTGTACTTCGCCGACTGGGACCGCAGCGGGCCCGAGGACGAGGTGTGCGACGTGGCGTTCCCGGTGTCGGGGGCGTAG
- a CDS encoding serine protease has protein sequence MGDGDKRREGFGEGVNAPADHGSWRVRLRRWAASGSGDVLGAGVLFGGEHVLTCAHVIRDPVTGLRPERVQVEFPMLQGLTRTPRRTAAVAAGHWVPPFGKAQGDLALLVLDEPAPVPSPVTLHRTLDYRGAPVLIDGFPEYQSGGEWLTGACMGPGGEGDERVQIDLTGAGRLRGGFSGSGVREEGGDRLLGIVAQADESGEHGYMIPAATVAKYFRRFAERYVTGPHAVPGHRVVPAEAARAARPHGLQRTVTRWLNGDEDAWDTEVLFITEDDERARQALYVVLNMADREQAPHLAVSPLDAAGPGPAEPGASLLSRAGIAPRVGSIGLVLDLEGAALDDPDRPELREALAVLRHELRHAARRHTAPRHRPAVAVLYADRSPTEPATAVRILRELADAGARLLLVVRDGTHGFPYAMAERLLPADRAARWLRRIGARVDELSGTERRARRLFHRVEPHVVDPPLATGYAARAALWTVQLSDELRPLTGRGGPHFLEKLSYAEQAVDTYLLRARAAEEELRAVLDEHLRLRGLLRDHLARLARRGLAEHADAVGPYREAQRLLMAGPCPLADAERAVEAFARVVRRLAEADGDA, from the coding sequence ATGGGGGATGGGGACAAGAGGCGGGAAGGTTTCGGCGAGGGCGTGAACGCCCCTGCTGATCACGGCAGTTGGCGGGTACGTCTGCGGCGGTGGGCCGCGTCGGGCAGCGGTGACGTGCTCGGCGCCGGGGTGCTGTTCGGCGGCGAGCACGTACTCACCTGCGCCCATGTGATCCGCGACCCGGTGACGGGCCTGCGCCCCGAACGCGTCCAGGTCGAGTTCCCGATGCTCCAAGGGCTGACGCGCACCCCGCGCCGCACCGCGGCGGTGGCGGCCGGGCACTGGGTGCCCCCCTTCGGCAAGGCGCAGGGCGACCTCGCGCTGCTCGTCCTGGACGAGCCCGCGCCCGTGCCGTCACCGGTCACGCTGCACCGCACGCTCGACTACCGGGGCGCCCCCGTCCTCATCGACGGCTTCCCCGAGTACCAGTCGGGCGGCGAGTGGCTGACCGGCGCCTGCATGGGTCCGGGCGGCGAGGGCGACGAGCGGGTGCAGATCGACCTGACGGGGGCGGGCAGGCTGCGCGGCGGGTTCAGCGGCTCGGGGGTGCGCGAGGAGGGCGGCGACCGGCTGCTCGGCATCGTCGCGCAGGCCGACGAGAGCGGCGAGCACGGCTACATGATCCCGGCGGCCACGGTCGCCAAGTACTTCCGCCGGTTCGCCGAGCGGTACGTGACCGGGCCGCACGCCGTGCCCGGCCACCGCGTCGTGCCCGCCGAGGCGGCCCGCGCGGCCCGCCCGCACGGCCTCCAGCGCACCGTCACCCGCTGGCTGAACGGCGACGAGGACGCCTGGGACACCGAGGTCCTCTTCATCACCGAGGACGACGAGCGGGCCAGGCAGGCGCTGTACGTCGTCCTGAACATGGCCGACCGGGAGCAGGCGCCGCACCTGGCCGTGAGCCCCCTGGACGCCGCCGGACCCGGTCCCGCCGAGCCCGGCGCCTCGCTCCTGTCCCGCGCCGGGATCGCGCCCCGCGTCGGCAGCATCGGCCTCGTCCTCGACCTGGAGGGCGCCGCCCTCGACGACCCCGACCGGCCGGAGCTGCGCGAGGCCCTGGCCGTGCTGCGGCACGAGCTGCGGCACGCGGCGCGGCGGCACACGGCCCCGCGCCACCGCCCGGCCGTCGCCGTGCTGTACGCCGACCGGTCGCCGACCGAGCCCGCCACGGCGGTGCGGATCCTGCGGGAACTCGCCGACGCCGGGGCGCGGCTGCTGCTCGTCGTGCGCGACGGCACGCACGGTTTCCCCTACGCCATGGCCGAACGTCTGCTGCCCGCCGACCGGGCCGCGCGGTGGCTGCGGCGGATCGGCGCCCGCGTCGACGAACTGTCCGGCACCGAGCGGCGTGCGCGGCGCCTCTTCCACCGCGTGGAGCCGCACGTCGTGGACCCGCCGCTCGCCACCGGGTACGCGGCGCGGGCCGCGCTGTGGACCGTGCAGCTCAGCGACGAACTGCGGCCGCTCACCGGGCGGGGCGGGCCGCACTTCCTGGAGAAGCTCTCGTACGCCGAACAGGCCGTGGACACCTACCTCTTACGGGCCAGGGCCGCCGAGGAGGAGCTGCGGGCGGTACTCGACGAGCATCTGCGGCTGCGCGGGCTGCTCCGCGACCATCTGGCGCGCCTGGCGCGGCGGGGCCTGGCCGAGCACGCCGACGCGGTCGGCCCCTACCGCGAGGCGCAGCGGCTCCTGATGGCGGGACCGTGTCCGCTCGCCGACGCCGAGCGGGCCGTGGAGGCGTTCGCGCGGGTGGTGCGGCGCCTGGCCGAGGCGGACGGTGACGCGTGA